One segment of Peromyscus leucopus breed LL Stock chromosome 5, UCI_PerLeu_2.1, whole genome shotgun sequence DNA contains the following:
- the Otud1 gene encoding OTU domain-containing protein 1, whose translation MQLYSSVCTHYPAGTPGPTAAAPPAAAASTFKVSLQSAGPAAAAAPEPDTGERPPAAATEPREAAAAAAMPAFSACFERSGTATAAAAAAAAPPGACCKPPLPPHFTSTAHIAVRALGAERLLLPPPAAPAPPRRGSSAWLLEELLRPDEPAAPNAARDVPDRNFRLSEHRQALAAAQHRAPAPAPGPGSPESGPGPWGEERRAERSPRGWERAGGRSDASGTDAHRRPDPEAEAPPLPAALSRSSGEPAPNGAGEAVVGAPRAEQRDEKLALYLAEVERQDKYLRQRNKYRFHIIPDGNCLYRAVSKTVYGDQSLHRELREQTVHYIADHLDHFSPLIEGDVGEFIIAAAQDGAWAGYPELLAMGQMLNVNIHLTTGGRLESPTVSTMIHYLGPEDSLRPSIWLSWLSNGHYDAVFDHSYPNPEYDNWCKQTQMQRKRDEELAKSMAISLSKMYIEQNACS comes from the coding sequence ATGCAGCTCTACAGCAGCGTGTGCACCCACTACCCCGCGGGCACGCCGGGCCCCACGGCCGCCGCCccgcctgccgccgccgcctccaccTTCAAGGTCTCCTTGCAATCCGccggccccgccgccgccgccgccccggaGCCGGATACCGGAGAGCGCCCACCCGCCGCGGCCACCGAGCCCCGCGaagccgccgctgccgccgctatGCCCGCCTTCTCTGCCTGCTTCGAGCGGTCCGggaccgccaccgccgccgccgctgctgccgccgccccGCCCGGCGCGTGCTGCaagccgccgctgccgccgcacTTCACGTCCACGGCGCACATCGCCGTGCGGGCCCTGGGCGCCGAGCGCCTCCTGCTGCCGCCGCCCGCAGCCCCCGCGCCGCCGCGCCGCGGGTCCTCCGCCTGGCTGCTGGAGGAGCTGCTCCGGCCCGACGAGCCCGCGGCCCCCAACGCCGCCCGCGACGTGCCCGACAGGAACTTCCGACTGAGCGAGCACCGCCAGGCCCTGGCGGCCGCCCAGCACCgggcccctgcccctgccccggGCCCCGGCAGCCCGGAGTCCGGCCCCGGCCCGTGGGGCGAGGAGCGCCGGGCGGAGCGGAGTCCCCGAGGTTGGGAGCGGGCGGGCGGTCGCAGCGACGCCTCCGGGACCGACGCGCATCGACGGCCCGACCCCGAGGCCGAGGCTCCCCCTCTACCCGCCGCGCTCTCCCGGAGCAGCGGCGAGCCGGCCCCGAACGGCGCGGGCGAAGCGGTGGTAGGCGCGCCCCGGGCGGAGCAGAGAGACGAGAAGCTCGCCCTGTACCTGGCCGAGGTGGAGAGGCAGGACAAGTACTTGAGGCAGAGGAACAAGTACCGATTCCACATCATCCCCGACGGCAACTGCCTCTATCGAGCTGTCAGCAAGACTGTGTACGGGGACCAGAGCCTGCACCGGGAGCTGAGGGAGCAGACTGTGCACTACATCGCGGACCACCTCGACCACTTCAGCCCCCTGATTGAGGGCGACGTGGGGGAGTTTATTATCGCTGCTGCCCAAGATGGGGCGTGGGCCGGGTACCCCGAATTGCTGGCCATGGGGCAGATGCTGAATGTGAACATACACTTAACTACTGGAGGGAGACTGGAGAGCCCCACCGTGTCTACCATGATCCACTATCTGGGCCCAGAGGATTCTCTGAGGCCTAGTATTTGGCTCAGTTGGCTCAGCAATGGACACTATGATGCTGTTTTTGACCACTCCTATCCTAACCCAGAGTATGACAATTGGTGCAAGCAAACCCAAATGCAGAGAAAACGCGATGAAGAACTTGCCAAGTCCATGGCCATATCCCTGTCCAAAATGTATATCGAACAAAATGCATGCTCTTGA